A region of Salmo salar chromosome ssa17, Ssal_v3.1, whole genome shotgun sequence DNA encodes the following proteins:
- the LOC106576086 gene encoding synaptophysin-like protein 1 translates to MITGFRLNLAPLKAPLGFIKFVEWLTAIFAFGSCGGYSGRTIVSLFCSEGRNETLNATFSYPFRLNLVALVEGNTTLCNHSVPVTHLVGDSASSAQFFVGVAIICFLYSIVALLVYLGYMHVYKDSDFGPMFDFGLTAAIAFLWLVCSSAWAKGLQNVKDATGTAGITSTLALCKESDVSCEVTDFANMRTLNVSVVFGYLNLIVWAGNAWIVYKETRCHSQKYTAQHGAGAGRGQHVPAAI, encoded by the exons ATGATAACAGGATTTCGACTGAACTTGGCGCCTCTCAAGGCACCGCTGGGATTCATCAAATTTGTAGAATGG CTGACAGCCATCTTTGCGTTTGGGAGCTGTGGGGGGTATTCTGGAAGGACTATCGTGTCACTCTTCTGCAGCGAAGGAAGGAACGAGACACTGAATGCTACTTTTAGCTATCCCTTCAG GTTAAACCTGGTTGCTCTAGTGGAGGGCAACACCACTCTATGTAACCACTCTGTGCCCGTCACCCACCTGGTGGGAGACTCCGCCTCCTCGGCCCAGTTCTTTGTGGGCGTGGCCATCATCTGCTTCCTGTACTCTATAGTGGCGTTGCTTGTCTACCTGGGCTACATGCACGTGTACAAGGACTCTGACTTCGGCCCTATGTTT gatTTTGGTCTGACGGCAGCGATTGCCTTCCTGTGGCTAGTGTGTTCCTCAGCATGGGCCAAGGGGCTGCAGAATGTGAAGGATGCCACCGGGACAGCGGGCATCACCTCCACACTGGCACTCTGCAAGGAGAGCGACGTGTCCTGCGAGGTCACTGACTTCGCCAACATGCGCACCCTCAATGTCTCTGTG GTGTTTGGGTACCTGAATCTGATCGTGTGGGCTGGCAACGCCTGGATTGTGTACAAGGAGACCCGCTGCCACTCTCAGAAGTACACTGCCCAGCACGGGGCTGGTGCCGGGCGTGGACAACACGTCCCTGCTGCTATCTAA
- the LOC106576087 gene encoding ataxin-7-like protein 1 isoform X4, translating to MWQCPPPRVLLPLCPSGSPETTPASTRPRSLSTLPRVSAARHSGVSLPVVSLEKMPCLGHAEGGTHVRVHCFSSTPSCSSPSSLKPSLTPPAPLRGSQEKLVNGRGPTTPCSSTPPSSVDRRPSPARSPVDKRPSSTLSPLDHRRPSASHSPSPRTPATLSPLDRKQQNGTKTPRPHRRLSGRVFDPNKHCGVQDPESKRSCTRSLTCKTHSLIHRRAVPGRQKEFDILLAEHKGRAKEGAKEKEKEGGQRRESQGGSQSTPANDTTPSTLPPHCHNGRTVSTLKLRLANAHIPRVPGGGGAAVLSSTPVPPASTQDPPAPVWQRAGEDRDGRLSSYEGDPGTPEDPDRDVDGDRPSCHYSPHHPRPLACCAFSSRLMGRGHYVFDRRWDRMRLALHCMVEKHVNAQMWRKVPLAAESPPSPSSLTPPPPLSSPSFPSSTNGAFSFGSYSTAFPQNASATGLFGIRDPSQPLAPISTLGKPRNGTSTKPIRPPGATGGAAKKRRTTLPPSSDTLRGNNNRSYHTLTPTPVLSSGVPPLSGRRKTLGHSASEVGVRAEDWYSNPDPTTTTPYSLTTDHPSPLPPPSPLAYGGGVDGRKRRSPSAYGGGGKPSKVTKAAAGLDGIFRRNSTGLLASGPESPRQSKLHH from the exons ATGTGGCAGTGTCCCCCACCCAGGGTCCTACTCCCCCTCTGCCCTTCAGGGTCCCCAGAGACTACTCCCGCTTCAACAAGGCCCCGCTCGCTGTCTACCCTCCCAAGGGTGTCCGCAGCAAGACATAGTGG tgtGTCGTTGCCAGTAGTGAGTCTGGAGAAGATGCCGTGTCTGGGCCATGCAGAGGGCGGAACACATGTCAGAGTCCACTGCTTTTCTTCCAccccctcctgctcctctccctcctccctcaaaCCCTCTCTGACCCCTCCAGCTCCCCTCAGGGGGTCTCAGGAAAAGCTGGTGAACGGTCGTGGCCCCACCACCCCTTGCTCCTCCACACCCCCCTCCTCGGTGGACCGCCGGCCAAGCCCGGCCCGCTCTCCCGTGGACAAACggccctcctctaccctctcccccctGGACCACCGCAGACCCTCcgcctcccactctccctcccctcgGACCCCTGCAACCCTCTCCCCCCTGGACAGGAAACAGCAGAATGGAACCAAGACCCCCAGGCCTCACAGGAGACTGTCAG GGAGGGTGTTTGACCCGAACAAGCACTGTGGAGTCCAGGACCCGGAGAGCAAACGGTCCTGCACGCGATCACTCACCTgcaag ACTCACTCCCTGATCCACCGACGGGCCGTCCCAGGCAGGCAGAAAGAGTTTGATATCCTCCTGGCGGAACACAAGGGCAGAGCGAAGGAGGGGgcaaaggagaaagagaaggagggggggcaGAGGAGGGAGTCACAGGGGGGCAGTCAGAGCACCCCTGCCAATGACACTACCCCCTCCACCCTGCCCCCCCACTGCCACAATGGCAGAACCGTCTCCACTCTCAAACTGCGGCTGGCTAATGCACACATACCCAG GGTACCAGGTGGTGGGGGCGCTGCTGTCCTATCCTCCACCCCCGTCCCCCCAGCCTCAACCCAGGACCCCCCAGCCCCTGTCTGGCAGAGGGCAGGAGAGGACCGGGACGGTCGTTTGTCCAGTTATGAGGGCGACCCAGGAACACCAGAGGACCCTGACAGAGACGTAGACGGAGACCGACCGTCCTGCCACTACTCCCCTCACCACCCTCGACCGCTGGCG TGCTGTGCATTCAGCAGCAGGCTGATGGGGCGTGGTCACTATGTGTTTGACCGGCGGTGGGACAGGATGAGGCTGGCGTTACACTGCATGGTGGAGAAACATGTCAACGCTCAGATGTGGAG AAAGGTGCCCCTGGCTGCTGagagccctccctcccccagctctctcacccctcctccccccctttcctccccctccttcccttcctccaccAACGGAGCCTTCTCCTTTGGATCCTACTCCACAGCCTTCCCCCAGAATGCATCAGCAACAGGGTTGTTTGGCATCAGGGACCCCTCCCAGCCCCTGGCCCCTATCTCCACCCTAGGGAAACCCCGTAACGGCACTTCCACCAAACCCATCAGGCCCCCAGGGGCCACTGGTGGCGCGGCCAAGAAGAGGAGGACCACCCTTCCACCTAGTTCTGACACTCTCAGGGGGAACAACAACAGAAGCTACCACACTCTGACTCCCACCCCCGTGCTCAGCTCTGGCGTGCCCCCCCTTAGTGGTAGGAGAAAGACCTTAGGACACAGTGCCAGTGAGGTGGGGGTCAGGGCCGAGGACTGGTACTCCAACCCTgacccaaccaccaccacacccTACTCCCTCACTACGGACCACCCCAGCCCCCTGCCTCCACCCAGCCCCCTGGCCTACGGAGGAGGGGTGgatgggagaaagaggaggagcccCAGTGCgtacggaggaggagggaagcCCAGTAAGGTGACCAAAGCAGCAGCAGGGCTGGACGGCATCTTCAGGAGGAACAGCACTGGACTTCTGGCCTCAGGCCCCGAGTCACCTCGACAG TCCAAGTTGCATCATTGA
- the LOC106576087 gene encoding ataxin-7-like protein 1 isoform X1, translating to MATLDRQLPNPDTFLCKPWSTFISAAKLHYSDNSVVENRLKELYNNWEGTKLRKEEMHVFGQFPNQEDFCLVVCHVCNQVVKPQGILTHYERRHGSPSPSRGPVASVKPNVAVSPTQGPTPPLPFRVPRDYSRFNKAPLAVYPPKGVRSKTYVSLPVVSLEKMPCLGHAEGGTHVRVHCFSSTPSCSSPSSLKPSLTPPAPLRGSQEKLVNGRGPTTPCSSTPPSSVDRRPSPARSPVDKRPSSTLSPLDHRRPSASHSPSPRTPATLSPLDRKQQNGTKTPRPHRRLSGRVFDPNKHCGVQDPESKRSCTRSLTCKTHSLIHRRAVPGRQKEFDILLAEHKGRAKEGAKEKEKEGGQRRESQGGSQSTPANDTTPSTLPPHCHNGRTVSTLKLRLANAHIPRVPGGGGAAVLSSTPVPPASTQDPPAPVWQRAGEDRDGRLSSYEGDPGTPEDPDRDVDGDRPSCHYSPHHPRPLACCAFSSRLMGRGHYVFDRRWDRMRLALHCMVEKHVNAQMWRKVPLAAESPPSPSSLTPPPPLSSPSFPSSTNGAFSFGSYSTAFPQNASATGLFGIRDPSQPLAPISTLGKPRNGTSTKPIRPPGATGGAAKKRRTTLPPSSDTLRGNNNRSYHTLTPTPVLSSGVPPLSGRRKTLGHSASEVGVRAEDWYSNPDPTTTTPYSLTTDHPSPLPPPSPLAYGGGVDGRKRRSPSAYGGGGKPSKVTKAAAGLDGIFRRNSTGLLASGPESPRQSKLHH from the exons ATGGCGACATTGGATCGCCAACTACCAAATCCGGATACGTTCCTGTGCAAACCTTGGTCAACTTTTATCAGCGCAGCAAAATTACACTATTCTGACA ACTCGGTCGTCGAAAACCGCTTGAAAGAGCTGTACAACAACTGGGAAGGAACTAAACTCCGTAAAGAAG AGATGCACGTGTTTGGCCAGTTTCCCAACCAGGAGGATTTCTGTCTCGTCGTCTGCCATGTCTGCAACCAAGTGGTCAAACCCCAAGGCATCCTCACCCACTACG agcGTCGGCACGGCTCCCCGAGTCCCTCCAGGGGTCCAGTGGCCTCTGTGAAGCCCAATGTGGCAGTGTCCCCCACCCAGGGTCCTACTCCCCCTCTGCCCTTCAGGGTCCCCAGAGACTACTCCCGCTTCAACAAGGCCCCGCTCGCTGTCTACCCTCCCAAGGGTGTCCGCAGCAAGACATA tgtGTCGTTGCCAGTAGTGAGTCTGGAGAAGATGCCGTGTCTGGGCCATGCAGAGGGCGGAACACATGTCAGAGTCCACTGCTTTTCTTCCAccccctcctgctcctctccctcctccctcaaaCCCTCTCTGACCCCTCCAGCTCCCCTCAGGGGGTCTCAGGAAAAGCTGGTGAACGGTCGTGGCCCCACCACCCCTTGCTCCTCCACACCCCCCTCCTCGGTGGACCGCCGGCCAAGCCCGGCCCGCTCTCCCGTGGACAAACggccctcctctaccctctcccccctGGACCACCGCAGACCCTCcgcctcccactctccctcccctcgGACCCCTGCAACCCTCTCCCCCCTGGACAGGAAACAGCAGAATGGAACCAAGACCCCCAGGCCTCACAGGAGACTGTCAG GGAGGGTGTTTGACCCGAACAAGCACTGTGGAGTCCAGGACCCGGAGAGCAAACGGTCCTGCACGCGATCACTCACCTgcaag ACTCACTCCCTGATCCACCGACGGGCCGTCCCAGGCAGGCAGAAAGAGTTTGATATCCTCCTGGCGGAACACAAGGGCAGAGCGAAGGAGGGGgcaaaggagaaagagaaggagggggggcaGAGGAGGGAGTCACAGGGGGGCAGTCAGAGCACCCCTGCCAATGACACTACCCCCTCCACCCTGCCCCCCCACTGCCACAATGGCAGAACCGTCTCCACTCTCAAACTGCGGCTGGCTAATGCACACATACCCAG GGTACCAGGTGGTGGGGGCGCTGCTGTCCTATCCTCCACCCCCGTCCCCCCAGCCTCAACCCAGGACCCCCCAGCCCCTGTCTGGCAGAGGGCAGGAGAGGACCGGGACGGTCGTTTGTCCAGTTATGAGGGCGACCCAGGAACACCAGAGGACCCTGACAGAGACGTAGACGGAGACCGACCGTCCTGCCACTACTCCCCTCACCACCCTCGACCGCTGGCG TGCTGTGCATTCAGCAGCAGGCTGATGGGGCGTGGTCACTATGTGTTTGACCGGCGGTGGGACAGGATGAGGCTGGCGTTACACTGCATGGTGGAGAAACATGTCAACGCTCAGATGTGGAG AAAGGTGCCCCTGGCTGCTGagagccctccctcccccagctctctcacccctcctccccccctttcctccccctccttcccttcctccaccAACGGAGCCTTCTCCTTTGGATCCTACTCCACAGCCTTCCCCCAGAATGCATCAGCAACAGGGTTGTTTGGCATCAGGGACCCCTCCCAGCCCCTGGCCCCTATCTCCACCCTAGGGAAACCCCGTAACGGCACTTCCACCAAACCCATCAGGCCCCCAGGGGCCACTGGTGGCGCGGCCAAGAAGAGGAGGACCACCCTTCCACCTAGTTCTGACACTCTCAGGGGGAACAACAACAGAAGCTACCACACTCTGACTCCCACCCCCGTGCTCAGCTCTGGCGTGCCCCCCCTTAGTGGTAGGAGAAAGACCTTAGGACACAGTGCCAGTGAGGTGGGGGTCAGGGCCGAGGACTGGTACTCCAACCCTgacccaaccaccaccacacccTACTCCCTCACTACGGACCACCCCAGCCCCCTGCCTCCACCCAGCCCCCTGGCCTACGGAGGAGGGGTGgatgggagaaagaggaggagcccCAGTGCgtacggaggaggagggaagcCCAGTAAGGTGACCAAAGCAGCAGCAGGGCTGGACGGCATCTTCAGGAGGAACAGCACTGGACTTCTGGCCTCAGGCCCCGAGTCACCTCGACAG TCCAAGTTGCATCATTGA
- the LOC106576087 gene encoding ataxin-7-like protein 1 isoform X2 gives MHVFGQFPNQEDFCLVVCHVCNQVVKPQGILTHYERRHGSPSPSRGPVASVKPNVAVSPTQGPTPPLPFRVPRDYSRFNKAPLAVYPPKGVRSKTYVSLPVVSLEKMPCLGHAEGGTHVRVHCFSSTPSCSSPSSLKPSLTPPAPLRGSQEKLVNGRGPTTPCSSTPPSSVDRRPSPARSPVDKRPSSTLSPLDHRRPSASHSPSPRTPATLSPLDRKQQNGTKTPRPHRRLSGRVFDPNKHCGVQDPESKRSCTRSLTCKTHSLIHRRAVPGRQKEFDILLAEHKGRAKEGAKEKEKEGGQRRESQGGSQSTPANDTTPSTLPPHCHNGRTVSTLKLRLANAHIPRVPGGGGAAVLSSTPVPPASTQDPPAPVWQRAGEDRDGRLSSYEGDPGTPEDPDRDVDGDRPSCHYSPHHPRPLACCAFSSRLMGRGHYVFDRRWDRMRLALHCMVEKHVNAQMWRKVPLAAESPPSPSSLTPPPPLSSPSFPSSTNGAFSFGSYSTAFPQNASATGLFGIRDPSQPLAPISTLGKPRNGTSTKPIRPPGATGGAAKKRRTTLPPSSDTLRGNNNRSYHTLTPTPVLSSGVPPLSGRRKTLGHSASEVGVRAEDWYSNPDPTTTTPYSLTTDHPSPLPPPSPLAYGGGVDGRKRRSPSAYGGGGKPSKVTKAAAGLDGIFRRNSTGLLASGPESPRQSKLHH, from the exons ATGCACGTGTTTGGCCAGTTTCCCAACCAGGAGGATTTCTGTCTCGTCGTCTGCCATGTCTGCAACCAAGTGGTCAAACCCCAAGGCATCCTCACCCACTACG agcGTCGGCACGGCTCCCCGAGTCCCTCCAGGGGTCCAGTGGCCTCTGTGAAGCCCAATGTGGCAGTGTCCCCCACCCAGGGTCCTACTCCCCCTCTGCCCTTCAGGGTCCCCAGAGACTACTCCCGCTTCAACAAGGCCCCGCTCGCTGTCTACCCTCCCAAGGGTGTCCGCAGCAAGACATA tgtGTCGTTGCCAGTAGTGAGTCTGGAGAAGATGCCGTGTCTGGGCCATGCAGAGGGCGGAACACATGTCAGAGTCCACTGCTTTTCTTCCAccccctcctgctcctctccctcctccctcaaaCCCTCTCTGACCCCTCCAGCTCCCCTCAGGGGGTCTCAGGAAAAGCTGGTGAACGGTCGTGGCCCCACCACCCCTTGCTCCTCCACACCCCCCTCCTCGGTGGACCGCCGGCCAAGCCCGGCCCGCTCTCCCGTGGACAAACggccctcctctaccctctcccccctGGACCACCGCAGACCCTCcgcctcccactctccctcccctcgGACCCCTGCAACCCTCTCCCCCCTGGACAGGAAACAGCAGAATGGAACCAAGACCCCCAGGCCTCACAGGAGACTGTCAG GGAGGGTGTTTGACCCGAACAAGCACTGTGGAGTCCAGGACCCGGAGAGCAAACGGTCCTGCACGCGATCACTCACCTgcaag ACTCACTCCCTGATCCACCGACGGGCCGTCCCAGGCAGGCAGAAAGAGTTTGATATCCTCCTGGCGGAACACAAGGGCAGAGCGAAGGAGGGGgcaaaggagaaagagaaggagggggggcaGAGGAGGGAGTCACAGGGGGGCAGTCAGAGCACCCCTGCCAATGACACTACCCCCTCCACCCTGCCCCCCCACTGCCACAATGGCAGAACCGTCTCCACTCTCAAACTGCGGCTGGCTAATGCACACATACCCAG GGTACCAGGTGGTGGGGGCGCTGCTGTCCTATCCTCCACCCCCGTCCCCCCAGCCTCAACCCAGGACCCCCCAGCCCCTGTCTGGCAGAGGGCAGGAGAGGACCGGGACGGTCGTTTGTCCAGTTATGAGGGCGACCCAGGAACACCAGAGGACCCTGACAGAGACGTAGACGGAGACCGACCGTCCTGCCACTACTCCCCTCACCACCCTCGACCGCTGGCG TGCTGTGCATTCAGCAGCAGGCTGATGGGGCGTGGTCACTATGTGTTTGACCGGCGGTGGGACAGGATGAGGCTGGCGTTACACTGCATGGTGGAGAAACATGTCAACGCTCAGATGTGGAG AAAGGTGCCCCTGGCTGCTGagagccctccctcccccagctctctcacccctcctccccccctttcctccccctccttcccttcctccaccAACGGAGCCTTCTCCTTTGGATCCTACTCCACAGCCTTCCCCCAGAATGCATCAGCAACAGGGTTGTTTGGCATCAGGGACCCCTCCCAGCCCCTGGCCCCTATCTCCACCCTAGGGAAACCCCGTAACGGCACTTCCACCAAACCCATCAGGCCCCCAGGGGCCACTGGTGGCGCGGCCAAGAAGAGGAGGACCACCCTTCCACCTAGTTCTGACACTCTCAGGGGGAACAACAACAGAAGCTACCACACTCTGACTCCCACCCCCGTGCTCAGCTCTGGCGTGCCCCCCCTTAGTGGTAGGAGAAAGACCTTAGGACACAGTGCCAGTGAGGTGGGGGTCAGGGCCGAGGACTGGTACTCCAACCCTgacccaaccaccaccacacccTACTCCCTCACTACGGACCACCCCAGCCCCCTGCCTCCACCCAGCCCCCTGGCCTACGGAGGAGGGGTGgatgggagaaagaggaggagcccCAGTGCgtacggaggaggagggaagcCCAGTAAGGTGACCAAAGCAGCAGCAGGGCTGGACGGCATCTTCAGGAGGAACAGCACTGGACTTCTGGCCTCAGGCCCCGAGTCACCTCGACAG TCCAAGTTGCATCATTGA
- the LOC106576087 gene encoding ataxin-7-like protein 1 isoform X3, translated as MHSQNQRRHGSPSPSRGPVASVKPNVAVSPTQGPTPPLPFRVPRDYSRFNKAPLAVYPPKGVRSKTYVSLPVVSLEKMPCLGHAEGGTHVRVHCFSSTPSCSSPSSLKPSLTPPAPLRGSQEKLVNGRGPTTPCSSTPPSSVDRRPSPARSPVDKRPSSTLSPLDHRRPSASHSPSPRTPATLSPLDRKQQNGTKTPRPHRRLSGRVFDPNKHCGVQDPESKRSCTRSLTCKTHSLIHRRAVPGRQKEFDILLAEHKGRAKEGAKEKEKEGGQRRESQGGSQSTPANDTTPSTLPPHCHNGRTVSTLKLRLANAHIPRVPGGGGAAVLSSTPVPPASTQDPPAPVWQRAGEDRDGRLSSYEGDPGTPEDPDRDVDGDRPSCHYSPHHPRPLACCAFSSRLMGRGHYVFDRRWDRMRLALHCMVEKHVNAQMWRKVPLAAESPPSPSSLTPPPPLSSPSFPSSTNGAFSFGSYSTAFPQNASATGLFGIRDPSQPLAPISTLGKPRNGTSTKPIRPPGATGGAAKKRRTTLPPSSDTLRGNNNRSYHTLTPTPVLSSGVPPLSGRRKTLGHSASEVGVRAEDWYSNPDPTTTTPYSLTTDHPSPLPPPSPLAYGGGVDGRKRRSPSAYGGGGKPSKVTKAAAGLDGIFRRNSTGLLASGPESPRQSKLHH; from the exons ATGCATAGCCAGAACC agcGTCGGCACGGCTCCCCGAGTCCCTCCAGGGGTCCAGTGGCCTCTGTGAAGCCCAATGTGGCAGTGTCCCCCACCCAGGGTCCTACTCCCCCTCTGCCCTTCAGGGTCCCCAGAGACTACTCCCGCTTCAACAAGGCCCCGCTCGCTGTCTACCCTCCCAAGGGTGTCCGCAGCAAGACATA tgtGTCGTTGCCAGTAGTGAGTCTGGAGAAGATGCCGTGTCTGGGCCATGCAGAGGGCGGAACACATGTCAGAGTCCACTGCTTTTCTTCCAccccctcctgctcctctccctcctccctcaaaCCCTCTCTGACCCCTCCAGCTCCCCTCAGGGGGTCTCAGGAAAAGCTGGTGAACGGTCGTGGCCCCACCACCCCTTGCTCCTCCACACCCCCCTCCTCGGTGGACCGCCGGCCAAGCCCGGCCCGCTCTCCCGTGGACAAACggccctcctctaccctctcccccctGGACCACCGCAGACCCTCcgcctcccactctccctcccctcgGACCCCTGCAACCCTCTCCCCCCTGGACAGGAAACAGCAGAATGGAACCAAGACCCCCAGGCCTCACAGGAGACTGTCAG GGAGGGTGTTTGACCCGAACAAGCACTGTGGAGTCCAGGACCCGGAGAGCAAACGGTCCTGCACGCGATCACTCACCTgcaag ACTCACTCCCTGATCCACCGACGGGCCGTCCCAGGCAGGCAGAAAGAGTTTGATATCCTCCTGGCGGAACACAAGGGCAGAGCGAAGGAGGGGgcaaaggagaaagagaaggagggggggcaGAGGAGGGAGTCACAGGGGGGCAGTCAGAGCACCCCTGCCAATGACACTACCCCCTCCACCCTGCCCCCCCACTGCCACAATGGCAGAACCGTCTCCACTCTCAAACTGCGGCTGGCTAATGCACACATACCCAG GGTACCAGGTGGTGGGGGCGCTGCTGTCCTATCCTCCACCCCCGTCCCCCCAGCCTCAACCCAGGACCCCCCAGCCCCTGTCTGGCAGAGGGCAGGAGAGGACCGGGACGGTCGTTTGTCCAGTTATGAGGGCGACCCAGGAACACCAGAGGACCCTGACAGAGACGTAGACGGAGACCGACCGTCCTGCCACTACTCCCCTCACCACCCTCGACCGCTGGCG TGCTGTGCATTCAGCAGCAGGCTGATGGGGCGTGGTCACTATGTGTTTGACCGGCGGTGGGACAGGATGAGGCTGGCGTTACACTGCATGGTGGAGAAACATGTCAACGCTCAGATGTGGAG AAAGGTGCCCCTGGCTGCTGagagccctccctcccccagctctctcacccctcctccccccctttcctccccctccttcccttcctccaccAACGGAGCCTTCTCCTTTGGATCCTACTCCACAGCCTTCCCCCAGAATGCATCAGCAACAGGGTTGTTTGGCATCAGGGACCCCTCCCAGCCCCTGGCCCCTATCTCCACCCTAGGGAAACCCCGTAACGGCACTTCCACCAAACCCATCAGGCCCCCAGGGGCCACTGGTGGCGCGGCCAAGAAGAGGAGGACCACCCTTCCACCTAGTTCTGACACTCTCAGGGGGAACAACAACAGAAGCTACCACACTCTGACTCCCACCCCCGTGCTCAGCTCTGGCGTGCCCCCCCTTAGTGGTAGGAGAAAGACCTTAGGACACAGTGCCAGTGAGGTGGGGGTCAGGGCCGAGGACTGGTACTCCAACCCTgacccaaccaccaccacacccTACTCCCTCACTACGGACCACCCCAGCCCCCTGCCTCCACCCAGCCCCCTGGCCTACGGAGGAGGGGTGgatgggagaaagaggaggagcccCAGTGCgtacggaggaggagggaagcCCAGTAAGGTGACCAAAGCAGCAGCAGGGCTGGACGGCATCTTCAGGAGGAACAGCACTGGACTTCTGGCCTCAGGCCCCGAGTCACCTCGACAG TCCAAGTTGCATCATTGA